In Bremerella alba, one DNA window encodes the following:
- a CDS encoding sensor histidine kinase, protein MPAKPTSCVIISALGLFAATCGIIASIVPTLLPSPVLTTFFALLAIGIATTMFVAMRQSEDYLGKRLSELTQENLQLQQELDTFRLLHAQLLEDKVFLQFLKADQDHERQLLALDLHDLSLQNLTSVLFQIEALSHQMDATGNSLEGTIDLLRDSLYQTRRVMNCLSPTLVQDEGVVTSLQRLFDQLETFVDNVRFHHDVEFDRLSPLCECALIQLVREALDQIRRNRFARNVELELVQEDDRLQLCITDDGQGEPVGSRRIQECLEILSGHAVSQGQVLRVDFSVTDLIQSDTIKEKSRAFS, encoded by the coding sequence GTGCCTGCCAAACCAACAAGCTGTGTCATCATTTCTGCGTTAGGGCTTTTCGCCGCAACGTGTGGCATCATTGCATCCATCGTGCCAACATTGCTTCCAAGTCCTGTCCTGACAACGTTTTTTGCATTGTTGGCGATTGGCATAGCGACAACCATGTTCGTGGCTATGCGCCAAAGCGAAGATTACCTAGGTAAGCGTTTGAGCGAACTCACTCAAGAAAATTTGCAGCTCCAGCAAGAGCTCGATACATTCCGGCTACTGCACGCCCAACTGCTCGAAGACAAAGTTTTCTTACAATTCTTAAAGGCCGACCAAGATCACGAGCGGCAATTGCTGGCCCTCGATCTTCATGACCTGAGTTTGCAGAATTTAACGTCTGTCCTATTTCAAATAGAAGCTCTTAGTCACCAGATGGACGCCACCGGCAACTCGCTGGAAGGAACCATCGACCTGCTTCGCGACAGCTTGTATCAGACCCGACGCGTGATGAACTGCCTGTCGCCAACGCTCGTCCAAGATGAAGGGGTCGTCACCAGCTTGCAGCGTTTGTTCGATCAGTTGGAAACATTTGTCGACAACGTGCGATTTCACCACGATGTCGAATTCGATCGCCTCTCTCCTTTGTGCGAATGTGCGCTGATACAGCTGGTTCGCGAGGCCTTAGATCAGATCCGTCGTAACCGCTTCGCTCGGAACGTCGAACTGGAACTTGTGCAAGAGGATGACCGACTTCAATTGTGTATCACCGACGACGGCCAAGGCGAACCAGTCGGCAGTCGGCGAATTCAGGAATGCCTTGAAATTCTGTCGGGGCATGCCGTGAGCCAGGGACAGGTCCTACGGGTAGATTTTTCCGTCACCGATTTGATTCAATCGGACACGATCAAAGAAAAATCTCGCGCATTCAGTTGA
- a CDS encoding (Fe-S)-binding protein has product MRVALFVPCYVDQLYPRVAMATLELLEQLGVEVEFPEAQTCCGQPMLNSGCDTDALPLAERFVEIFSGYDAIVCPSGSCVSMVKNHYNHLLHDNAKYDNLRTQIYELCEFLVDVLKIDSLPVKFPYKVGLHSSCHGLRELRLASDSELNTPAFNKPRQLLELLDGVEFAELKRQDECCGFGGTFAVSEEAVSCTMGRDRIADHLQAGTQVLTAGDMSCLMHLAGLIKREKQPIRVMHIAEILAGYEIPQ; this is encoded by the coding sequence ATGCGCGTCGCCCTATTTGTCCCTTGTTACGTTGACCAGCTCTACCCGCGCGTTGCCATGGCGACTTTGGAGCTCTTAGAGCAACTCGGGGTCGAAGTTGAATTCCCGGAAGCGCAAACTTGCTGCGGACAACCGATGCTCAACAGTGGCTGCGATACCGATGCGCTGCCACTTGCCGAGCGGTTTGTCGAGATCTTCTCAGGCTACGACGCCATCGTTTGTCCCAGCGGTAGCTGCGTATCGATGGTGAAGAACCACTACAATCACCTTTTGCACGACAACGCCAAGTACGACAACCTCCGCACTCAGATCTACGAACTGTGCGAGTTCCTGGTCGATGTGCTGAAGATCGACTCGCTGCCGGTCAAATTTCCTTACAAGGTTGGTCTGCATTCCAGTTGTCACGGATTGCGTGAACTGCGTTTGGCCAGCGATAGTGAACTGAATACACCGGCGTTTAATAAACCGCGTCAACTGCTCGAACTATTAGACGGCGTCGAGTTCGCGGAGCTGAAACGCCAGGATGAATGCTGTGGCTTTGGTGGCACGTTTGCGGTTTCAGAAGAAGCGGTAAGCTGCACGATGGGCCGAGACCGGATTGCCGACCACCTGCAGGCCGGCACGCAAGTCCTGACCGCTGGTGACATGTCCTGCTTGATGCACTTGGCAGGGCTCATCAAACGCGAGAAGCAGCCCATCCGCGTCATGCATATTGCTGAGATCCTCGCTGGATACGAGATACCCCAATGA
- a CDS encoding LutB/LldF family L-lactate oxidation iron-sulfur protein, with translation MSVIKSYDHPTNADQFNKDQARTHWHDSSLWFIREKRDRMSKSLPEWETLRECASQIKAHTVSKLADYLEEFEKNATARGATIHWAKDAEEHNQIVLDILQKHEAQRIVKSKSMLTEECHLNPWLEKHGIEVVDTDLGERIVQLRQEAPSHIVMPAIHLKKEEVSDTFHEHLQTEQGNHDPNYLTESARQHLRQKFCQADVGITGVNFAIAETGGFVVCTNEGNADLGVSLPKVHIACMGIEKLIPQVNHLSIFLRLLARSATGQPITTYSSHFHGPVEGGELHIVLVDNGRSELMNSDDYRNSLKCIRCGACMNTCPVYRRSGGHSYAATVPGPIGSILNPLRDAKHHKTLPFACTLCGSCSDVCPVKINLHEQLLTLRTEVKNQKQLPMSKTLPMRIVSYVFQRPKLYAWLGGVGKFFLRSMPRFLVYNALNPWGRNREMPEAPPESFRKQYAQRAKKKNDNR, from the coding sequence ATGAGCGTCATTAAAAGCTACGATCACCCCACCAATGCCGACCAGTTCAACAAGGACCAGGCCCGCACTCATTGGCACGATTCGTCGCTGTGGTTCATCCGCGAAAAACGGGACCGCATGTCGAAGAGCTTGCCCGAATGGGAAACGCTACGGGAATGCGCTTCGCAAATCAAAGCCCATACCGTCAGCAAGTTGGCCGACTACTTGGAAGAGTTTGAGAAGAACGCGACCGCGCGCGGAGCGACCATTCATTGGGCGAAGGATGCCGAAGAACACAATCAAATCGTGCTCGACATTTTACAGAAGCACGAGGCGCAGCGAATTGTCAAATCGAAGTCGATGCTGACCGAAGAATGCCACTTGAATCCGTGGCTTGAGAAACACGGTATCGAGGTGGTCGATACCGACCTGGGAGAACGCATCGTTCAGCTGCGGCAAGAGGCTCCTTCCCATATCGTGATGCCGGCCATTCACCTGAAAAAGGAAGAGGTCAGTGATACGTTTCACGAGCATCTGCAAACCGAACAAGGCAACCACGACCCGAACTACCTGACCGAATCGGCACGCCAGCATTTGCGGCAAAAGTTCTGCCAGGCCGACGTCGGCATTACCGGCGTGAACTTTGCCATCGCAGAGACCGGCGGCTTTGTTGTCTGCACTAATGAAGGGAACGCAGACCTGGGCGTTTCGCTTCCGAAGGTTCACATTGCTTGCATGGGAATCGAGAAGCTGATTCCTCAGGTAAACCACCTCAGCATCTTTCTGCGACTACTGGCCCGCAGCGCGACTGGCCAACCGATCACGACGTACTCTTCGCACTTCCATGGTCCGGTGGAAGGGGGCGAACTGCATATCGTTTTGGTCGACAACGGCCGCAGCGAATTAATGAACAGCGACGACTACCGAAACTCGCTCAAATGCATTCGTTGTGGTGCGTGCATGAATACATGCCCCGTCTATCGCCGCAGCGGAGGCCATAGTTACGCAGCGACCGTCCCAGGGCCGATCGGTTCGATCCTCAATCCACTTCGCGATGCCAAACACCACAAGACGTTGCCTTTTGCGTGTACGCTGTGTGGCAGTTGCAGCGATGTCTGCCCAGTGAAGATCAACCTTCACGAACAGCTTCTCACACTACGCACCGAAGTGAAAAACCAGAAGCAGCTGCCGATGTCGAAAACGCTGCCGATGCGGATTGTGTCGTATGTCTTCCAGCGGCCCAAGCTGTATGCCTGGCTCGGGGGTGTCGGCAAGTTTTTCTTGCGATCGATGCCACGTTTTCTGGTATACAACGCACTCAATCCATGGGGGCGCAATCGCGAGATGCCGGAAGCTCCACCGGAAAGTTTCCGCAAGCAGTACGCCCAACGAGCGAAAAAGAAGAACGACAACCGATGA
- a CDS encoding LutC/YkgG family protein, whose product MSSKEQILKSVRNQLVPSAEMPSMDQDWIQYEDAVAHFGDILQAVGGTAIAVEGIDGLSEELAKIPFYTEAKKTVSCVDGLVGTLDLDRVEDPHELEDVDYAVLPGEFAVAENAAVWVNDAKIRHRVIYFIPQHISLVIHCPNGQVEEAVVHNMAEAYQRLAWSQNEFGCFISGPSKTADIEQSLVIGAHGARSLNVFFVF is encoded by the coding sequence ATGAGCAGCAAAGAGCAAATCCTAAAATCGGTCCGTAACCAGTTGGTCCCCTCGGCCGAAATGCCGAGCATGGATCAAGACTGGATTCAATACGAAGACGCAGTGGCCCACTTTGGCGATATTCTGCAAGCGGTCGGTGGAACCGCAATCGCCGTGGAAGGGATCGACGGGCTGAGCGAAGAGCTTGCCAAGATCCCGTTTTATACCGAAGCGAAAAAGACCGTCAGTTGCGTCGATGGGCTAGTGGGAACACTGGACCTTGATCGCGTCGAAGACCCGCACGAGTTAGAAGATGTCGACTACGCCGTCCTCCCAGGCGAATTTGCCGTGGCAGAGAATGCGGCGGTCTGGGTTAACGATGCCAAGATCCGGCACCGGGTAATCTACTTCATTCCGCAGCATATTTCCCTGGTCATCCACTGCCCCAACGGCCAAGTCGAAGAGGCCGTGGTGCACAACATGGCCGAGGCATACCAGCGATTAGCGTGGAGTCAAAACGAGTTCGGCTGTTTTATCTCCGGTCCGTCCAAGACGGCTGACATCGAGCAATCGCTCGTGATCGGTGCCCATGGGGCGCGTTCGCTGAATGTCTTTTTTGTTTTTTGA